The proteins below come from a single Malus domestica chromosome 03, GDT2T_hap1 genomic window:
- the LOC103407894 gene encoding ankyrin repeat-containing protein P16F5.05c, whose protein sequence is MGEGRDKVGDSPVETASLERVEALLEAARYDDMDDLKSLESARLSLDSKDLHGRTALHMASANGHLQIVEYLISRGVDLNATNEEMNTPLHWACLNGHVEVIKKLILAGANLSVLNSYERTPVDEAVSRGKMDVLDAVNVAAAQVELRDVSVS, encoded by the exons ATGGGGGAAGGGAGAGATAAAGTTGGTGATTCTCCAGTCGAAACGGCATCATTGGAGAGGGTAGAGGCCTTGCTGGAG GCTGCTAGGTACGATGACATGGATGATCTTAAAAGCTTAGAATCTGCTCGTCTTTCTCTTGATTCTAAGGATCTCCACGGCCGAACAG CACTGCACATGGCTTCTGCTAATGGGCATCTTCAGATTGTGGAGTATCTAATCAGCAGAGGAGTG GATCTGAATGCTACAAATGAGGAGATGAATACACCTCTGCACTGGGCTTGCCTGAATGGACATGTTGAG GTGATTAAGAAATTGATCTTAGCAGGAGCAAATCTTAGTGTATTAAACAG CTACGAAAGGACTCCAGTTGATGAAGCAGTGAGCAGGGGAAAGATGGATGTTCTGGATGCCGTTAATGTAGCGGCTGCCCAAGTAGAGCTTCGTGACGTCAGCGTGTCCTAG